The following are from one region of the Qipengyuania flava genome:
- a CDS encoding aldo/keto reductase — MPETIPSIGFGFWKVAREDAADVAYQAIEAGYRHLDCAADYGNEIEVGQGIARAIADGLVTREELWVTSKLWNTFHAPEHVEEGCRKSLDDLGLDYLDLYLVHFPIALEYVPIETRYPPEWVHDQEANSGMKRAKVPLHATWGAMEALVGKGLTRRIGVCNYNSALIHDLMTYATVQPYALQVEAHPYLTQDKLVRIAKDYGMEVTAFSPLGALSYVELDMAGQGDSVLTEPVVTAAAAAHGKTPAQVVLRWGVQRGTSIIPKTSKPERMRENLDIEDFALSDDEMAAISALNANRRFNDPGVFAEAAFGTFHPIYD; from the coding sequence GTGCCTGAAACCATCCCTTCAATCGGCTTCGGCTTCTGGAAGGTCGCGCGCGAGGACGCCGCCGATGTCGCCTACCAGGCGATCGAGGCAGGCTACCGCCACCTCGACTGCGCCGCCGACTATGGCAATGAAATCGAGGTCGGCCAGGGCATCGCGCGCGCGATTGCCGATGGGCTGGTGACCCGCGAGGAGTTGTGGGTCACGAGCAAGCTGTGGAACACCTTCCATGCCCCGGAGCATGTCGAGGAAGGCTGCCGCAAGTCGCTCGATGACCTCGGGCTCGACTACCTCGACCTCTACCTGGTCCACTTCCCCATCGCGCTCGAATACGTGCCGATAGAAACGCGCTACCCGCCCGAATGGGTGCACGATCAGGAGGCCAATTCCGGCATGAAGCGCGCCAAGGTTCCGCTCCACGCGACCTGGGGCGCGATGGAGGCGCTGGTCGGCAAGGGCCTCACCCGGCGGATCGGCGTGTGCAATTACAACTCCGCCCTGATCCACGACCTGATGACCTATGCCACGGTCCAGCCCTACGCCCTGCAGGTAGAAGCGCATCCCTATCTCACGCAGGACAAGCTCGTGCGGATCGCGAAAGACTACGGGATGGAAGTGACCGCTTTCTCCCCATTGGGCGCGCTCTCCTATGTCGAGCTCGACATGGCGGGACAGGGCGACAGCGTGCTCACCGAACCGGTCGTCACGGCGGCGGCGGCAGCGCATGGCAAGACACCGGCGCAGGTGGTGCTGCGCTGGGGCGTGCAGCGCGGGACTTCGATCATCCCCAAGACCAGCAAGCCCGAGCGCATGCGCGAGAACCTCGACATCGAGGATTTCGCCCTCTCCGATGACGAGATGGCCGCCATAAGCGCGCTCAATGCGAACCGGCGCTTCAACGATCCGGGCGTCTTCGCCGAAGCCGCCTTCGGCACGTTCCACCCGATCTACGACTGA
- a CDS encoding TauD/TfdA family dioxygenase gives MATRETEFPAIIEGSGDLAAFLQENRAQVEARLASAGTVLFRGFDVPDAFAFDAAIEAYGAPGFTYEDSLSNAVRTNVTPRVFTANEAPPQTEIYLHHEMAQTPIYPSALFFYCEIAPEAGGATPLCRSDWVFARLEQDAPAFAARAEAEGVRYTNVMPGEDDAGSGQGRSWRSTLSVADKAGAEARLSDLGYSWEWLEGSGLRVTTRTLPAVRSVGDGRKSFFNQLIAAFRGWSDSRNDPNRAITFGDGTPIGPEDMADAIRIADELTYDLAWQAGDVALVDNYMVMHGRRPFEGRRRVLASLVS, from the coding sequence ATGGCGACACGCGAAACCGAATTCCCGGCGATCATCGAAGGCAGCGGCGACCTGGCCGCCTTCCTGCAGGAAAACCGCGCACAGGTCGAAGCGCGCCTAGCCTCTGCCGGCACCGTGCTGTTTCGCGGGTTTGACGTGCCGGATGCCTTTGCCTTCGACGCGGCCATCGAAGCCTATGGCGCGCCGGGCTTCACTTACGAGGACTCGCTATCGAACGCGGTGCGCACCAATGTGACGCCGCGCGTCTTCACCGCCAACGAAGCCCCGCCTCAGACCGAGATCTACCTGCACCACGAAATGGCGCAGACACCGATCTACCCCTCGGCCCTGTTCTTCTATTGCGAGATCGCGCCCGAAGCAGGCGGAGCGACGCCGCTGTGCCGTTCGGACTGGGTCTTTGCCCGGCTAGAGCAGGACGCACCGGCCTTCGCCGCGCGCGCCGAGGCCGAGGGCGTGCGCTACACCAACGTCATGCCCGGCGAAGACGATGCAGGCTCGGGCCAGGGGCGCAGCTGGCGCAGCACGCTGAGCGTTGCCGACAAGGCGGGCGCGGAGGCCCGGCTCTCCGATCTCGGCTACAGCTGGGAATGGCTGGAGGGCAGCGGCCTGCGCGTCACCACCCGCACGCTGCCGGCCGTCCGCAGCGTCGGCGACGGGCGCAAGAGCTTCTTCAACCAGCTGATCGCCGCCTTCCGCGGCTGGTCGGACAGCCGCAACGATCCCAACCGCGCGATCACCTTCGGCGATGGCACGCCGATTGGCCCTGAGGACATGGCCGATGCGATCCGGATCGCCGACGAGCTGACCTACGACCTTGCCTGGCAGGCGGGCGACGTGGCGCTGGTCGACAATTACATGGTGATGCACGGCCGCCGGCCGTTCGAGGGCCGCCGCCGGGTACTGGCCTCGCTCGTCAGCTAG
- a CDS encoding solute:sodium symporter family transporter has translation MALIACISWRKTRGSVETKDGYFLGGRGLTAGFIAGSLLLTNLSAEQLIGLNGSAYGYNLSSMAWEVTAAVATVAMAFLFLPRYLAGAFTTLPEFLADRFDGTVQRMSVVLFMLGYGLVTIPSVLYSGSIAVMQFFDVPQLSGLAYFPALVLTVVVIGLTGAAYAIFGGLKAVAVSDTLNGIGLLIIGTLVPVLGLIALGEGSFTAGFAKLVGDHPEKLNAIGAAGDPTPFGTIFTGMIFANLFYWCTNQYVIQRTLGAQSLAEGQKGVLASGFFKLMVPFMMMVPGVIAFHLYGPGLGTIDQAYPRLIEDVLPAWMAGFFLAVLLGAVFSSFNSLLNSAATLFTLDIYAPARKGATSDAHLVRVAKIASVVIALFSFGVAPLLYFAEEGLWQIVRVFTGFYNIPTVVIVIMGLFTRRVPALGAKLVIVFHVIAYGLLRFVFDDTVTLHFIHQYAILFVIEVGIMLAAGYWHPRAEPYQATDSHKVDMTPWRFARPVAFSLLSGVVLLYLVFSPLGLAAADGPGALFGVLAAGLAVLNALVWGASARAVRASS, from the coding sequence ATGGCGCTGATCGCGTGCATCAGCTGGCGCAAGACGCGCGGCTCGGTCGAGACCAAGGACGGCTATTTCCTCGGCGGGCGCGGGCTGACGGCGGGGTTCATCGCCGGGTCGCTGCTGCTGACGAACCTGTCGGCGGAGCAGCTCATCGGCCTTAACGGCTCGGCCTATGGCTACAATCTCTCCAGCATGGCTTGGGAAGTGACCGCCGCGGTCGCGACGGTGGCGATGGCGTTCCTCTTCCTACCCCGCTACCTCGCGGGCGCCTTCACGACCCTGCCCGAATTCCTAGCCGACCGGTTCGACGGGACGGTGCAGCGCATGTCGGTGGTGCTGTTCATGCTGGGCTACGGGCTCGTGACCATCCCCTCGGTGCTCTATTCCGGCTCGATCGCGGTGATGCAGTTCTTCGACGTGCCGCAGCTATCGGGCCTTGCCTATTTCCCCGCGCTGGTGCTGACCGTTGTGGTGATCGGCCTGACCGGCGCGGCCTATGCGATCTTTGGCGGGCTGAAGGCGGTTGCGGTGTCCGATACGCTCAACGGGATCGGCCTGCTCATCATTGGCACGCTGGTCCCGGTGCTCGGCCTGATCGCGCTGGGCGAGGGTAGCTTTACCGCCGGCTTCGCAAAGCTGGTCGGCGACCATCCGGAAAAGCTCAACGCCATCGGCGCTGCCGGCGACCCGACGCCCTTCGGGACGATCTTTACCGGCATGATTTTTGCGAACCTCTTTTACTGGTGCACCAACCAATATGTGATCCAGCGCACGCTTGGCGCGCAGTCACTGGCCGAGGGGCAAAAGGGCGTGCTCGCCTCGGGTTTCTTCAAACTGATGGTGCCCTTCATGATGATGGTCCCCGGCGTCATTGCCTTCCACCTCTACGGGCCCGGCCTCGGCACGATCGACCAAGCCTATCCGCGCCTGATCGAGGATGTACTGCCCGCCTGGATGGCCGGCTTTTTCCTCGCCGTGCTGCTGGGCGCGGTGTTCAGTTCGTTCAACTCGCTGTTGAACAGTGCGGCGACGCTCTTCACGCTCGATATCTACGCGCCTGCGCGCAAGGGCGCGACGAGCGACGCGCATCTGGTGCGCGTGGCCAAGATCGCCAGCGTGGTGATCGCGCTGTTTTCCTTCGGCGTCGCCCCGCTGCTCTATTTTGCCGAGGAAGGCCTGTGGCAGATCGTGAGGGTCTTCACCGGCTTCTACAACATCCCGACGGTCGTGATTGTGATCATGGGCCTGTTCACCCGCCGCGTGCCCGCACTGGGCGCGAAGCTGGTGATCGTGTTCCACGTGATCGCTTATGGCCTGCTGCGTTTCGTGTTCGACGATACTGTGACGCTGCACTTCATCCACCAATACGCGATCCTGTTCGTGATCGAGGTCGGCATCATGCTGGCGGCCGGATACTGGCACCCGCGCGCCGAACCCTACCAGGCTACCGACAGCCACAAGGTCGACATGACGCCCTGGCGCTTCGCCCGTCCGGTCGCCTTCTCGCTGCTGTCGGGTGTGGTGCTGCTCTACCTTGTGTTCTCGCCCCTTGGCCTTGCCGCCGCTGACGGGCCGGGCGCGCTGTTCGGCGTGCTGGCGGCGGGGCTGGCAGTCCTTAACGCGCTTGTCTGGGGCGCCTCGGCAAGGGCGGTGCGCGCGTCTAGCTGA
- a CDS encoding DSD1 family PLP-dependent enzyme, producing MDDRELHAHLIGQQGSRAALNTPVLVLDLDRLDRNIAAMQAKADEKGVALRPHAKTHKSVDIAHRQLAAGAVGICCAKIGEAEVMVDAGVAGVLITSPVAAPAAINRLAKLAPRAERLMAVVDNPQVASVIDDQLARIDATLDVVIDVDPGIRRTGVASPEAAVDLARTIADCPRLRLRGLQFYCGSQQHIEDYAARRAAIEERTRYLRDVIGALREAGFPPEIVTGSGTGTHAIDLELGAFTELQTGSYVFMDAQYLDCDLDGSGEAPFETSLAVDARVVSANHKGLVTVDAGFKSLSTDGGSPQVSSGAPPETVFAFMGDEHGALVGSDIGDRLRPGDPVSLVVPHCDPTVNLYDHYHVVRDGTLADIWPVSARGRAR from the coding sequence ATGGACGACCGGGAGCTCCATGCGCACCTTATCGGTCAGCAGGGATCGCGTGCGGCGCTCAACACGCCCGTGCTGGTGCTCGATCTCGACCGGCTGGACCGCAACATCGCTGCGATGCAGGCAAAGGCGGACGAGAAGGGAGTAGCGCTGCGTCCACACGCCAAGACGCACAAGAGCGTCGATATCGCTCACCGTCAGCTGGCTGCCGGCGCGGTGGGTATTTGCTGCGCCAAGATTGGCGAGGCCGAGGTCATGGTCGATGCAGGCGTGGCGGGAGTGCTCATCACATCGCCCGTCGCAGCGCCTGCCGCAATCAACCGCTTGGCGAAGCTTGCCCCGCGTGCAGAGCGCCTCATGGCTGTCGTCGACAACCCGCAGGTCGCTTCGGTTATTGATGATCAGCTGGCCCGCATCGATGCCACGCTCGACGTGGTCATCGATGTCGATCCCGGTATTCGCCGCACTGGTGTCGCATCGCCCGAGGCGGCGGTCGACTTGGCCAGGACAATTGCCGATTGTCCAAGGCTGCGCCTGCGCGGACTCCAGTTCTATTGCGGGTCGCAGCAGCACATCGAGGATTACGCGGCCCGCCGAGCAGCGATCGAGGAGCGCACGCGATACCTGCGAGATGTCATCGGGGCGCTTCGCGAAGCCGGCTTCCCTCCCGAAATCGTGACCGGCTCCGGCACCGGGACCCATGCGATAGATCTCGAGCTGGGCGCATTTACCGAACTCCAGACGGGTTCGTACGTCTTCATGGATGCGCAGTATCTCGACTGCGATCTCGACGGGAGCGGTGAAGCGCCCTTCGAGACGTCTCTCGCGGTTGATGCGCGTGTCGTCAGTGCCAACCACAAGGGCCTCGTCACAGTCGATGCGGGGTTCAAGTCGCTCTCGACCGATGGAGGGAGCCCGCAGGTTTCCAGCGGTGCGCCTCCCGAAACGGTCTTTGCCTTCATGGGCGACGAGCACGGGGCGCTCGTGGGAAGCGATATCGGCGACCGCCTGCGTCCCGGGGACCCGGTGAGCCTGGTCGTGCCGCACTGCGACCCGACAGTGAACCTCTATGATCATTACCACGTGGTTCGCGATGGCACTCTTGCGGACATCTGGCCCGTCAGCGCACGCGGACGAGCGCGCTAG
- a CDS encoding D-arabinono-1,4-lactone oxidase: MSWSNWSGSVNAAGVVHLPRTEDELGALVRGATTVRPTGAGHSFMPLCADDDVIVSLAELDGRLTIASDRRTARVPAGWSIKRVTHELWEHGLALANQGDVNPQSLAGAMATGTHGTGLELGNLATFARGFRLVGPDGQATWCDASTEADLFEAQRLSLGMFGIATEIECDVVPAYHLRERIEKRPWAEIRERYFELARELRHVEFWFFPHADTVILKTLEPCDPCDPPPTTTDMEEASFRRLLNIGAMVPPLVPTLQRLMMRSEMHGRRKGPAHTIFPSDRTIPFEEMEYEMPQSVGLETLDELVTWIRKKRLPVSFPFEFRLVAADDIWMSPMNAGPVAAISMHQYAKMPWRDLFLEAEAIFRAHGGRPHWAKRHTLTRDDVNALYPMAERYRAVRREADPAGKFLNPHLEGLFS; the protein is encoded by the coding sequence ATGAGCTGGTCCAACTGGTCAGGCAGCGTGAACGCAGCGGGGGTGGTCCACCTGCCGCGGACCGAGGACGAACTCGGCGCGCTGGTGCGCGGGGCGACAACGGTCAGGCCGACGGGTGCAGGGCACTCGTTCATGCCGCTATGTGCCGATGACGACGTCATCGTCAGCCTGGCCGAGCTGGATGGCCGCCTGACGATCGCCTCGGACAGGCGAACCGCACGCGTTCCGGCCGGCTGGAGCATCAAGCGCGTGACGCATGAGCTTTGGGAGCACGGGCTCGCGCTGGCGAACCAGGGCGACGTCAACCCGCAGTCGCTTGCAGGAGCGATGGCGACCGGCACGCATGGGACGGGCCTCGAGCTCGGCAATCTCGCGACCTTCGCTCGCGGTTTCCGCCTCGTCGGGCCGGACGGGCAAGCGACCTGGTGCGATGCGAGCACCGAAGCGGACCTGTTCGAAGCGCAGCGCCTGTCGCTGGGGATGTTCGGTATCGCGACCGAGATCGAGTGCGATGTGGTCCCGGCCTATCACCTTCGCGAGCGGATCGAGAAGCGCCCCTGGGCCGAAATTCGCGAGCGATACTTCGAATTGGCCCGCGAGCTGCGCCACGTCGAATTCTGGTTCTTTCCCCATGCCGACACGGTGATTTTGAAGACGCTGGAACCCTGCGATCCTTGCGACCCGCCGCCCACCACGACGGACATGGAGGAGGCCAGCTTCCGCCGGCTGCTCAACATCGGGGCGATGGTCCCCCCGCTCGTGCCCACGCTTCAGCGACTGATGATGCGGTCGGAAATGCACGGGCGGCGCAAGGGACCTGCCCACACGATCTTCCCGTCGGATCGAACCATTCCCTTCGAAGAGATGGAATACGAAATGCCCCAGTCGGTCGGGCTGGAAACGCTCGATGAGCTGGTGACCTGGATCCGCAAGAAGCGACTGCCGGTTTCCTTCCCGTTCGAATTCCGCCTTGTCGCTGCGGACGACATTTGGATGAGTCCCATGAACGCGGGGCCAGTCGCCGCAATTTCGATGCACCAGTATGCGAAGATGCCGTGGCGGGACCTGTTCCTGGAGGCGGAGGCAATCTTCCGCGCCCATGGTGGACGACCCCATTGGGCAAAGCGCCATACGCTGACGCGCGACGACGTCAACGCGCTCTATCCCATGGCAGAGCGCTATCGCGCCGTGCGCCGGGAGGCTGATCCTGCCGGCAAGTTTCTCAACCCGCATCTCGAGGGCTTGTTCAGCTGA
- a CDS encoding CHAT domain-containing protein codes for MISGSAICLSMGAPAISAMAQNAPEMPTNFPCENYTIGSFYSGPEFGEVITEAYGALVKIEAPIPEWEWEQRREPAYLAKSSRPEILFQSGAHAAALLAYEIRAGQLWTRGHRNAAIRDLRTAVQQAEDAGMPRGPDYQRVRNTLTEYEAAPTRSDTGRTPDQSEKKTYWTISPCQNEDWSRWIERQETAPVRITPLIERAMGYHLEDTDGLLGVIREGRTAELEADLKAAVAANRDMAFTDTLSADPYALVLADLYRATDRRTEAIGLLLDELALRAGNPVEAADFNRDYGERLARLYVEAGELELAERYARLAEAGAVPIETDRSSAGVNARLPLELTRGDFAAAEEAIYDNFVEGFDAGPNGWLAIASLQRRQGHPDLADAVLSWLRDVRLVDETEGPYQPDLAARTHYAGALVRRDQRRNAEALAIVQRLAEAPDAGERDANFAVALNQLLVELLIAEGKHGAELAAATRQLDEAMRSDRTQVSIFDSSLQTAEFDSSSEGERQLLLAGAYWLTSQGGDPQATSAAFEWLQRAMVNPASASIAQMAVRRIAEAQGGELAGLVEERERMVAVRDLAIAALNEALAAPADDPAANARLISARQDASRRIAEIEARLRAEIPAYLALVEPTPVGLEETRQLLAPNQSLLLLMPTADGTHAFGIGLGGIAWHRSSWSETQIGTAVDRLRWDVGATTEATAAQLDRWENELREGEPFPFDRGTAHALYAELVAPVERVLQPEGQLFVIAGGKLASLPFSMLVTARPEGLDNDPEALRSTRWLADIYALAHLPSVQSLKLLKLAKGEAALASDRTSFAGFGDPILEGQAQTRGLRGASYVGAGEVLSWRPGAGETRLADVDSLRKLARLPGTARELENMRRTLNADENSVRIASAATESAVRSADLSDTRVVAFATHGLMPGEAKALVEPGLVFTPPAIASTADDGFLSASEVAGLRLHADWVILSACNTATGENGAGLSSLARSFFFAGARNLLASHWPVNDDVASFVTVRTFEILQERPQLSRAAAFQHAIRETRLDSSHDTAEHSWAHPAFWAPFVLIGGG; via the coding sequence ATGATTTCCGGTTCGGCGATCTGCCTGTCGATGGGGGCACCGGCCATCTCCGCCATGGCGCAAAACGCGCCGGAGATGCCGACGAACTTCCCTTGCGAGAATTACACGATCGGTTCGTTCTATAGCGGGCCCGAGTTTGGCGAGGTCATCACCGAAGCCTACGGCGCGCTGGTGAAGATCGAAGCCCCGATCCCGGAATGGGAGTGGGAACAAAGGCGCGAACCGGCCTATCTCGCGAAGTCGTCTCGTCCCGAAATACTGTTTCAGTCCGGCGCCCATGCGGCGGCGCTCCTTGCCTATGAAATTCGCGCGGGCCAGCTTTGGACCCGGGGGCATAGGAATGCCGCCATCAGGGACCTGCGCACCGCGGTGCAGCAAGCTGAGGATGCCGGGATGCCGCGTGGTCCCGATTACCAGCGGGTTCGCAACACGCTCACCGAATACGAGGCTGCGCCGACCCGCAGCGACACGGGACGCACACCAGACCAGAGCGAGAAGAAAACCTACTGGACGATATCACCCTGCCAGAACGAGGACTGGTCGCGCTGGATCGAAAGGCAGGAAACAGCGCCCGTCCGCATCACGCCGCTGATCGAGCGAGCCATGGGCTATCACCTCGAAGATACCGACGGCCTGCTCGGGGTTATCCGCGAAGGCCGGACCGCGGAGCTGGAGGCGGATCTCAAGGCCGCAGTTGCTGCCAATCGCGATATGGCGTTCACCGACACCCTGTCAGCCGACCCCTACGCCCTCGTGCTGGCTGACCTCTACCGCGCGACCGACCGCCGCACCGAAGCCATCGGCTTGCTGCTGGACGAGCTGGCGCTGCGTGCCGGCAACCCGGTCGAAGCGGCCGACTTCAATCGCGACTATGGCGAACGCCTGGCGCGCCTCTATGTCGAGGCGGGCGAACTCGAACTGGCCGAACGCTACGCCCGGCTTGCAGAGGCTGGTGCGGTGCCGATCGAAACGGACCGCAGCTCGGCCGGGGTCAACGCCCGCCTCCCGCTTGAATTGACGCGAGGGGATTTTGCAGCCGCCGAAGAGGCTATCTACGACAATTTCGTAGAGGGCTTCGATGCCGGTCCCAACGGTTGGCTGGCGATTGCATCCTTGCAGCGCAGGCAGGGCCATCCGGACCTTGCCGACGCAGTGCTGTCCTGGCTGCGCGACGTTCGATTGGTCGATGAAACCGAGGGCCCCTATCAGCCAGATCTCGCGGCCCGTACACACTATGCCGGCGCGCTGGTCCGCCGCGACCAGCGCCGCAACGCGGAGGCGCTGGCCATCGTCCAGCGCCTTGCAGAAGCGCCTGATGCAGGGGAGCGCGACGCGAATTTTGCAGTCGCGCTGAACCAGCTGCTTGTCGAACTGCTGATCGCAGAGGGCAAGCACGGCGCAGAGCTCGCGGCCGCTACCCGCCAGCTCGATGAGGCGATGCGATCCGACAGAACCCAGGTGAGCATCTTCGACAGCTCGCTGCAGACCGCCGAGTTCGACAGCAGCAGCGAGGGCGAGAGGCAGCTCCTGCTGGCCGGGGCGTACTGGCTCACATCGCAAGGCGGCGACCCGCAGGCCACCTCGGCGGCCTTCGAATGGCTGCAGCGGGCCATGGTCAATCCGGCCAGCGCTTCGATTGCGCAAATGGCGGTTCGCCGGATCGCCGAAGCGCAAGGTGGTGAACTTGCCGGGCTCGTCGAAGAGCGGGAACGGATGGTTGCGGTCCGTGATCTTGCGATCGCAGCTCTCAACGAAGCCCTTGCCGCACCGGCGGACGATCCCGCCGCAAACGCCAGACTGATCAGCGCGCGCCAAGATGCGAGCCGCCGCATTGCGGAGATCGAAGCCCGTCTCCGAGCCGAGATCCCGGCCTATCTCGCCTTGGTCGAACCGACGCCTGTCGGACTTGAGGAAACGCGCCAGCTCCTCGCCCCCAACCAGTCCCTTCTCTTGCTGATGCCGACTGCGGATGGGACGCATGCCTTTGGCATCGGGCTAGGTGGGATCGCCTGGCACCGCTCAAGCTGGTCCGAAACCCAGATCGGCACTGCCGTCGATCGCCTGCGCTGGGATGTCGGGGCGACCACCGAAGCCACGGCCGCGCAGCTTGATCGCTGGGAAAACGAACTGCGGGAAGGAGAGCCCTTCCCGTTCGATCGCGGCACTGCGCATGCGCTGTATGCCGAGCTGGTCGCCCCGGTGGAGCGGGTGCTTCAGCCCGAAGGACAGCTCTTCGTCATTGCCGGCGGAAAGCTCGCGTCCCTGCCATTCTCGATGCTGGTGACTGCGCGGCCTGAAGGTCTCGACAACGATCCTGAAGCCTTGCGCTCGACGCGCTGGCTTGCCGATATCTATGCGCTGGCCCATCTGCCCTCGGTGCAATCGCTCAAGCTGCTCAAGCTTGCCAAAGGCGAAGCCGCCTTGGCGAGCGACCGAACGAGCTTTGCCGGGTTCGGCGATCCGATACTCGAGGGCCAGGCCCAGACACGCGGGTTGCGCGGCGCCTCCTACGTCGGCGCGGGCGAGGTGCTGAGCTGGCGTCCGGGAGCTGGAGAAACCCGTCTGGCGGATGTCGATTCCCTGCGCAAACTGGCCCGGTTGCCCGGAACGGCTCGCGAACTGGAGAACATGCGCCGGACACTGAATGCGGACGAGAATTCCGTCCGGATCGCAAGCGCGGCAACCGAAAGCGCTGTCCGCAGCGCCGATCTTTCCGACACGCGCGTCGTCGCTTTCGCGACGCACGGACTGATGCCGGGCGAGGCGAAAGCCCTCGTGGAGCCCGGACTAGTGTTTACTCCGCCGGCGATCGCGAGCACTGCGGATGACGGCTTCCTGTCGGCATCCGAAGTCGCCGGCCTTCGCCTCCATGCGGATTGGGTGATCCTGTCAGCCTGCAACACGGCCACCGGAGAGAATGGCGCTGGCCTGTCGAGCCTTGCACGCAGTTTCTTCTTCGCCGGTGCGCGCAACCTGCTCGCCTCGCACTGGCCGGTAAACGACGACGTCGCGTCCTTCGTCACCGTCCGCACATTCGAGATACTGCAGGAACGACCGCAATTGTCGCGCGCCGCCGCTTTCCAGCACGCCATCCGCGAAACCCGCCTCGATTCCAGCCATGACACTGCGGAACACAGCTGGGCTCACCCGGCGTTCTGGGCACCCTTCGTCCTGATCGGCGGAGGCTAG
- a CDS encoding DUF6326 family protein, whose amino-acid sequence MFNHQATSNPGPTLSLLWLFAILNTLFRDIHELVVASTIEEILSGSLNGAPVTDAALVAGAVAIQILLLSVVFSTVLQPRWARRWNLLAAPLMLAGTFFAPPDDPDDYLFAFVVLGAFATIFLIAWRWDVPRAPGRMNARSSLPSRDCSRRSPLQEANPCIILSPTTRSSSPCARSTGSSPSC is encoded by the coding sequence ATGTTCAATCACCAAGCAACTAGCAATCCGGGCCCGACGCTTTCCCTGCTCTGGCTCTTCGCCATTCTCAACACGCTGTTCCGCGACATCCATGAGTTGGTCGTGGCAAGCACGATCGAGGAAATCCTGTCGGGCTCGCTCAATGGTGCGCCGGTCACCGATGCAGCGCTTGTCGCAGGGGCTGTCGCGATCCAGATACTCCTGCTCTCGGTCGTTTTCTCGACTGTGCTGCAGCCACGCTGGGCACGCAGGTGGAACCTTCTCGCTGCCCCGCTCATGCTCGCCGGGACATTTTTCGCACCCCCCGATGACCCGGACGACTACCTCTTCGCTTTCGTCGTGCTCGGCGCGTTTGCGACGATCTTCCTGATTGCCTGGCGCTGGGACGTTCCGCGCGCGCCAGGCCGGATGAACGCCCGATCCTCTCTGCCATCACGAGACTGTTCGCGGCGATCGCCGCTCCAAGAGGCAAACCCATGTATAATCCTATCCCCGACCACCCGATCTTCCTCGCCCTGCGCGCGCTCGACCGGGTCCTCACCTTCTTGCTGA
- a CDS encoding LysR substrate-binding domain-containing protein, with translation MRLTDSGTQLLPHVRAMREAALQISRIATGQNQEAEGTVRITSSDAMAVFTLPALVVAFRQLHPKVSIELVPSNDRANLTQREADIAIRHTRPEQPDLVAKRLPDIAVSLFAAPHYLKGLPPLSTVEDLAAANFIGYESAGLLIPQMQALGIPVTRDNFGVTTSAGATMYELARQGAGIAILPAAVAEGQFGLKRAWPALPDMAVSTWLVTHREVRTSRPIRLAFDFLAAELGKNRWSDLVPQA, from the coding sequence ATGCGGCTGACCGATTCCGGCACACAGCTTCTGCCCCATGTGCGCGCAATGCGTGAAGCGGCGTTGCAGATTTCGAGGATTGCCACCGGTCAGAACCAGGAAGCCGAAGGCACGGTCCGGATCACTTCGAGCGATGCGATGGCTGTGTTTACCCTGCCAGCGCTCGTAGTGGCCTTCCGGCAGCTTCACCCGAAAGTGAGCATTGAGCTCGTGCCCTCCAACGACCGCGCGAACCTCACGCAGCGCGAAGCGGACATTGCCATTCGCCATACGCGCCCCGAGCAGCCAGACCTCGTGGCCAAACGTTTGCCCGACATCGCGGTGTCCCTGTTCGCAGCGCCCCATTACCTGAAGGGATTGCCGCCGCTGAGTACCGTCGAAGATCTCGCCGCTGCGAATTTCATCGGCTATGAGAGCGCCGGTTTGCTGATCCCGCAAATGCAGGCGCTGGGCATCCCGGTCACCCGCGACAACTTCGGAGTAACAACCTCGGCGGGGGCTACCATGTACGAGCTGGCCCGGCAGGGAGCCGGCATAGCGATACTGCCTGCCGCAGTTGCCGAGGGACAATTCGGACTGAAACGCGCCTGGCCCGCGCTCCCCGACATGGCGGTGAGCACCTGGCTTGTGACCCACCGGGAAGTTCGCACGAGCCGCCCGATCCGGCTCGCCTTCGACTTCCTCGCCGCAGAGCTGGGAAAGAATAGATGGTCCGATCTCGTCCCGCAGGCCTAG